One Desulfobulbaceae bacterium genomic region harbors:
- a CDS encoding tetratricopeptide repeat protein gives MADKATKENIQEVIEELEKKCKEYPDNFIAHHHLGLVYRKAGRHQDAIRSLEKAIELDEHSADSYVNLGSIHFELGDLDKAMDINKKALTFLVKSPEAHANIGLIHQQKGEIQEAIDSYTKSAAIDPNVAYTWVNLASVHIMAEDFDAALVAAQKAVKIDPDFAMARNNLAVAHYYKQDFKAAKKEMDIAIEAGYQVDPRFKQAVEAEL, from the coding sequence ATGGCAGATAAAGCAACCAAAGAAAATATCCAGGAAGTTATCGAGGAGTTGGAGAAAAAATGTAAGGAATATCCTGATAATTTTATAGCGCACCATCATCTAGGGCTAGTTTATAGAAAGGCTGGAAGACATCAAGATGCTATTCGGTCGCTTGAGAAAGCCATTGAGCTTGACGAACATTCTGCTGACTCGTATGTGAATTTGGGCTCGATTCATTTTGAACTTGGTGATCTTGATAAGGCAATGGATATCAATAAAAAGGCGCTGACTTTCTTGGTCAAATCGCCGGAGGCCCACGCCAATATCGGTCTTATTCATCAGCAGAAAGGTGAAATTCAAGAAGCAATTGATTCGTATACCAAGTCAGCTGCAATTGACCCAAATGTTGCCTACACCTGGGTAAACCTTGCCTCGGTACATATTATGGCAGAAGATTTTGATGCGGCTCTGGTTGCTGCTCAAAAGGCCGTGAAAATTGACCCAGATTTTGCGATGGCAAGGAATAATCTCGCTGTTGCCCATTACTATAAACAAGATTTTAAGGCCGCCAAGAAAGAGATGGATATTGCTATAGAGGCTGGCTATCAAGTTGATCCGCGCTTTAAACAAGCCGTGGAGGCTGAACTCTAA
- a CDS encoding HEAT repeat domain-containing protein yields the protein MARKSGDINVRPWCPFCGQDVARPEEPEQRKLEEFTLGSCQCGAIYVCDQTGHNIGAAMVECLLAAVGDNPELAWDLDPEEDYMTGRVENYDEQTHQVVDKGNIDGRSVRGVLFFVRLNRDIAELTTKITGKGKGSTTSLFIPAMEPLRDPKRQKVRATKIQVKNLADQQDVDGLVDLVFDDPKTLRYMQRLLYDPDTDKRWMYADSLGKVCARFSTRKPGAVSDLLHRLFEACSDSAATHWGLLEAIGSIIAERADIFGAFARHLLMYRSIATTRVQAIWALAEIAQKRPDIVRATPFYSLFDMIGHRDPYTRGHAALLFGRIKAVEVKSKLEGLLEDENQFIYYHDGKPTQLTIAEVAKQAIAQISNED from the coding sequence ATGGCACGAAAATCCGGAGATATAAACGTTAGGCCCTGGTGCCCATTTTGTGGTCAGGATGTGGCGCGCCCCGAAGAGCCAGAGCAGCGTAAACTGGAGGAGTTCACCCTTGGCAGTTGTCAGTGCGGTGCGATATATGTCTGTGATCAGACAGGTCACAATATCGGTGCTGCCATGGTTGAGTGCCTCCTTGCTGCTGTTGGGGACAACCCTGAACTTGCCTGGGATCTTGATCCTGAAGAAGATTACATGACCGGGCGTGTTGAAAACTATGACGAGCAGACCCATCAGGTTGTTGATAAGGGTAATATTGATGGACGTTCGGTGCGGGGTGTCTTGTTTTTTGTCCGACTTAACAGAGATATCGCTGAACTGACCACTAAGATTACAGGAAAGGGCAAAGGAAGCACCACGAGTCTCTTTATCCCTGCGATGGAGCCCCTGCGGGACCCAAAACGACAAAAGGTTCGAGCAACTAAAATACAGGTTAAGAATCTGGCCGATCAGCAAGATGTGGATGGGTTGGTGGATCTTGTCTTCGATGATCCTAAAACCCTGCGTTATATGCAGCGTCTTCTTTATGATCCTGATACTGATAAACGATGGATGTATGCCGATTCGCTGGGCAAAGTGTGTGCTCGATTTTCGACAAGAAAGCCTGGGGCTGTCAGTGACCTTTTGCATAGGCTTTTTGAGGCCTGTTCCGATTCGGCGGCAACGCATTGGGGACTGCTTGAAGCCATTGGCTCAATAATTGCCGAAAGGGCAGATATCTTTGGCGCCTTTGCCCGGCACCTGTTGATGTACAGAAGTATAGCCACAACCAGGGTTCAGGCAATCTGGGCACTTGCTGAAATTGCCCAGAAAAGACCAGACATAGTTCGTGCTACCCCATTTTACAGTCTTTTTGATATGATCGGGCATCGGGATCCATACACTCGAGGTCATGCCGCATTACTTTTTGGCCGTATTAAGGCCGTAGAAGTTAAATCGAAACTTGAAGGACTGCTTGAAGATGAAAACCAGTTTATTTATTATCATGACGGTAAACCAACTCAATTGACAATTGCAGAAGTTGCCAAACAGGCAATCGCTCAAATAAGTAACGAGGATTAA